The window TAAAAACAAGGTCATCTCATGCGAAATTTTTTCCATCATCTGAGAGCGGATGTACGGCATGCCTGAATAATGCATCTGAACATGATGTTTAATTCCAAATCCCTCCGTAAGAGTTTTGATGTCGCGCACAATATCTAAACGACGCTTTGAATTGAGCGTTGATGTATTAAAGGTAATAGCCATTAAAGTGGCGCCCGTTTCCTTATTGTAAATGATACCCTCGTAGAATTTGAGTTTATCCATTTCCAATTTAATACTGTCAACATCCGATTGTGTTCTCGGAATTTTGGTAATAACCGGAACAAAATCAAACTTAGAGAGACTATCGTTACGAATTAATTTATATGCAGTAGGAACCGATAAAACTTCCTTAATTCCCGGAATAATTTTAATGGTTTTGCTTAGATGGTACCAGTCGTTGAATTTATTGAGCGTATAAAAATTTTTATCCTCAAATCCTATCACCATGACGTTTCCATCTTCACCAAATTGCTTTTTGAATTTTTGGTATTCTACATAAGCTGGATCATCGTCCGGCAAAATGCGTGCAAAATCATAAGACAATTCAATTTGAGATGCCTCATATCCCATAAATACTGTTGCCAATAGAACAACAACAGTAAATACAGCTTTATTTCTTAGTAACAATCCTGAAAACTTTCTCCACATAGAACCTAATTTAATACCTTATCCTTCAATATAAATTTGTAATAAAAATACAAGGACACAAGCGCAGCCAATATTCCTATTAAATTTGTTATCGTCACAAACATTCCTACAAACATAACGGTTAATCCACCTAAAAACATTCTCTCCGAGAAGTAAACTAATTCCATAAGCTTTAAATCTCCACTTCTTCTTGAATATTTATAAAGTTCTTTATCAATATGAAGCTGAGCCACAATCATCCAAATCAGAGCAGCCTTAAGAAGCAAAACACCTGCACTATTAATCATTGGGTGATCAAAGGATTCAAACGGAACAAAAACAAAATACATTTCCGGAAATAATGAATAAACAAACGTCATAATTACAAATAGAAAAAACAGCACCAAAAAAACGCCGTTTATCCGTTTAACCCTTTTGTAAGAAACTGTTTGCTCCAAACTACGATACACTTCCAGTCTTATTAGTCTCCTAAACCACTTCCAGAAGAATGTAATCAATACAAAAACAACAATAAAGGCAGGTAAAAATATTTTTAACACTTCGCTTCCCATCCGGGTTTAAAGATATTTATTTTCAACATTATCTACAATTAATTTATTGAATTTGTGATAATGTGTATCTTGCAAAAAGATGCATTTACCGCCCTTAATAACTGATTTAGCGCTTATACTTTTAGGCGCTGCTGTATTTGGCATTTTATTTAGATTTCTAAAACAACCGATAGTTCTTGGGTATATTATTGCTGGTGTTATTGTTGGGCCTTATTTCAAATTTTTTCCTACTGTGGCGGAAATTGAAAGCATTAAAACATGGGCTGAAATAGGAGTGATTTTTTTGCTTTTCAATTTAGGCTTGGAATTCAGTTTTAAAAAACTTCTCAAAGAAGGCTCTCGCATTATTGTGATAGCGCTTATGGGTGTTGGCTTAACACTTTTATCAGGATTTTTGCTTGGAAAACTTTTGGGGTGGAATAATACTGACAGTATTTTCATGGGAGGAATATTAGGTATTGCATCGACTACAATAATTATAAGGGCCTTTCAGGAACTAAATGTTAAAACACAAAAATTCACCAATATAGTTACCAGTGTTCTTATTGTAGAAGATCTTGCTGCTGTTATTTTAATGGTAATATTAACCACTCTATCTATTAGCCGTGAATTTGAAGGCACAGAATTGCTATTTTCTGTCTCAAAATTATTTTTCTTTCTTGTTCTCTGGTTTGTTTCAGGCATTTTCTTCTTACCATCCATTTTAAAGTTCTTGAAGAACTTGCTTAATGAAGAGATTCTTTTAATTTTTTCCCTTGCCTTGTGTTTTGCATTAGTAATTATGGCTCTGTACGCCGGATTCTCACCTGCATTTGGCGCATTCATTATGGGATCCATTCTCGCGGAAACTACAAAAGCCGAAAGAATCGAACATTTAATCTCTTCTCTTAAGAACCTATTCGGCGCTATATTCTTTGTATCAGTTGGCATGTTAATTAACCCCAACACTATCATAGAGCACATTATTCCTGTTGCTCTTTCTGTTCTTATTTTGATTTTTGGAAAACCACTTTTTATAATTATAGGATCTGTTTTAACCGGACAGCCTTTAAAAATCGCTGTTCAAACAGGAATGTCCCTTTCACAAATAGGTGAGTTTTCCTTCATTATAGCTTCACTTGGATTAAGCTTAAAAGTTACAAGCGATTTTCTATATCCTGTTGCGGTTGCGGTTTCAGTTATCACCACATTCACTACTCCTTATATGATTAAGTTTTCAGAGAATGCAAATAATTTACTGCAGAGAATTCTGCCTGATAGATGGAATGAGATAATTAATAATTATAGCATCAGTACAGATAAACTTACAGAAATCAGTGAGTGGCGAAAATTAATAAGAAGTACAATTAGTAATTCCATTATTTTTATTGTTATTATCGTTACTATTATACTTATTAATATAAAATTCATACAACCCTATTTTTGGGAATATAAATGGAGTCGTATAATTACTGCCGTAATAACAATAGTTTTTATTTCGCCTTTCTTATGGGCACTTTCGTTCAGGCGCGGAAACAAAAACGATTACGCCAAAATGTGGAGTATAGAAGAATATAGAAGTCCTTTAGTTACTTTGCAACTTGTCAGAATACTATTCTCGATTGTATTGATAGGTTTTCTATTTGATAGCTTATTTTCAACGAGAACTGCTTTACTTGGTGTATTTATAACTTTTATCGCTTTGTATTTATTCAGAAAAAGGATTCAGAAGTTTTATGGTAAAATTGAAGGGCGTTTTCTTTTAAACCTAAACGAACGAGAAACACGATACAATAACAAAAAATCACACTTAACACCTTGGGATACGCATCTTTCATCATTTAAACTGAACTCTCATTCGCCATTTATCGGAAAGATGCTATTAGAGTCTGAAATTCGGGAAAAATTTGGGGTAAACATTGCTGCAATTGATAGAGAAGACATTACTATAAACGTACCAGACAGGTTTGAACGTTTGTATCCACAAGACATTATTTCAGTTATTGGCACTGATGATCAATTAAAAAAATTTAAAGATTATATAGAAAAAGAAGAAGTTGCTACAAATATTCTTAAAGCCAAAACAGAGATAAAACTTCTTCATTTCACTATAAATACAAAATCAGTTTTGATTGGAAAAAGCATTAAGACATCTAACATCCGTGAGAGAACAAAAGGACTTGTTGTAGGAGTGGAAAGAGATGGAAAAAGAATTCTTAATCCTGAATCGGATTTAATTTTTAAGGAAAACGACAAAGTTTGGATTGTTGGTAATGAAAAAAGAATTTTAATTATGGCAGGAGAAAAGTTTTAAAAATTTCTTTTCACCTGCCAATTAGCTCTAACTATTTCTTTTGTTTATTAGCCGTTTCATCGGCTTTTATTTTCGCATCATCCAATGTTTTCTGACAACGCTTTTCGCTCTCATCCACCATCTTTTGCGCTTGCTTATCAACCTCCTTCTTCGCTAATTCTGCCGCTTTCTTGGCTGCAATCTTAGCAATAGGATTAGTAGCTTGTTCTACTTGTTTGTCAGCTGCGGCATAACCTTCCGCTTTGTATTTATCCACTTGAGCTTGGGTTTCTGCTCTCATTTTCTCAACCTGTGCTTTAGCATCATCTAAAATTTTCTGTGCTTCTTCGTTAGCTTTATCTACCACGGCAGCCACCACTTGTTCTTTCACTTGCTCAACAGCGGGTTTATCCCCGTCTTTTAGTCCGGTTTTAATGGTAGGCTTACTAACCGTACCGCCAAAGTTGATGTTTACTTTTACTTTCTCTCCTAAACTAACATTTGTTCCGGCAGCTTGATTAGCTTGTGCCATTAAACTATTTAAAGCACTATTGGCTTGTGCACCAAACATAGCGCGCGGAATTTCCATTTTCCATTTATAATCGATGGTTTCATCCAAACCGGTACTTCCGCTAATGTTAGTATTGATTTGGTTTACCTTTACATCAAATGGTTTTGTCTCAACCCTACCGTCTTTCATTTCAAACGACACATCCATATTCTGGAAATCAAGATTTTTTAATTGCTCAATCTTTAAAGCATCTCCCAATTTTACGAAAGGTTCATATCCTCCAACACTCACTTTATTAGTTTTTAATTTACCATGCATGTGCGCGGTATTCAAATCCGGCTCCATTTTATCATTTAACACCATGTCAAAATCTTCGATAACTGCCGAGAACATACCTTTTGCATATTTACCGATAGGTGCCAATTTTTGTACTGAATTAAACGCATTGAATGTTGTTTGAATATCGAAGTTATCCAACTTCAAAGTAAAGTTTGCTTTAGGCTTGGTTGGATTCGTTGTTTCATAATAACCATTCAATAGCATAGCGCCACCAAGTACATTCAGTTTTAAATTCGTCATGTCTACTTTTTTCTTACGAACCACAATATTACCGGCTACGTTTTCCAAATTAAGGTTGGTATAAATTATCTTTCCCATTTTCGCGTTCAAAACAAAATCGATATTACCCGGCACCTCAATAACACCCGTTGCGGCAGTTGAAGTTGGCGCAGCCGCAGTTGTTTCGGTTGGCGTTGCTTCTTCAGGACCCATTAATTGGTTTAAGTCAATCACGTTAGAGGTCATATTAAAATGCCCGGTGATTAATGAATCCTTAAATACATACTCCATGAAATTTTCAATCTTACCGCTAGCTTGAATATCTGTATTACCCATTTTAGCATCAAAGCCTGCTAACTCTACAAATTGATTGGTAAAATTAAACTTGATCATATTCAACAAAACTTCATACGGTAATGTTGAACTTTTATAATTCATACCCGCAATTTCAAGTACCCCCTGCGCTTTAAATTTTTCGTATTCCTTCTTCTCAATTGAACTCATTCGTCCGGCCATCTCTATATCTGCGGTAATGGTTCCATTCATTTCATCACCCTTTTCAAGCGGAATAAATTCTTTTACAGTTGCCAAAACAATTTTCGCTTTCACTTGTGCATCAATATTCGGATCTGAAATTGGCGTAGCAACATGTGCCCATAAATCAACAGGATTCCCTCCCATTTCTACATGAAATTTATTGACATCAATTGTTGTAGCATCCAGTACACCGGTAGGATTTTTCACTTTCACATCAATGTTTACATTGTTCACTGATTTCGGTAAAGAAGGATATTTAAACATACCATCGGCAACAGTTAACTCTACACCGAAAGCTGGATATTGCTTATCATTATAGGTACCTTTTGCGTATCCGTTTAAAGCGAGTTTACCCGATGTTTTTAATCCAGCAAAGTCTTTGGAGTAAACAACAGGAATTAAAGATAAAATAGATTTGAATTCCGTTTGTTTAGCTTTGAAAGTAACATCTAAGCCAATGTCATCCGTTGGCATGGTAATAACACCATCAAATCCTAAAGTCAAATCATTTAAACTTAATTCATTTTCTTTAAATGTAAATTTCATGTTCGGCATATCCATGTCTAAATCGGCTTTAGAATGAATATGTACATCTGTTAAATAACCAACACCGCCCATGTTATAAGTTGTTTTAGCGATATCAAGTAAATTCTCCATCACAAAAACATCCTGTGTAAAATCACCTTTCAATTCGTAATTAAACCCTTCTAATCTTCCATACATGTCACCTTGTTTATCATCGTAAACAATATATGTATCGCTAATCTTAAATTGCTTTAGCTGCAATGCAAATTTTGTTGGCTCACTTGGAGCTTCAGTAGTGGTAGTAGTATCGGCACTTGCCTTAGCAATATCCCAATTCGCTTTACCATCATGTAACACCACCGCTTTAATTCGGGCTTTATCGATCACCACTGAATTAATCTGATATTTATCGCCGCTTAAAACACTTTTCAAATTGATGTTGGTGCTTAACTCTCCAATATAAGCCAATGTATCCTTCTCAAATTCGTTGATACCAACAATTCGTACATCTTTAATTACAAAATGAAAATCAGGAAACGTACTGATGAGGGTTAAATCAAAATCGCCGAAATCAACTTTTGCATTTAAATTATTATTAGCTTCCTCTTTTACAAGAGCAACAATTTTATCTTTAAACAAAAATGGTGCTGCAATAATTAAAATGATTAATAAAAGGAACGTAATTCCTGTCCATTTCAAAATGCGCTTTATCAAGCTCTTTTTCGGCTTTTCGTTCATGTCTGTCATAATAAAAGATTAAAAGCTAAAAATACTAAAGATTAGCGTTTTAACAGATGATTTAATTAAGGAAAAGATTAAATTTTATTAAAATTTACTTACGTTTTTTCACTTACATGATTATCCAATTTTCGGGATAAATATTGTGCGAATGAGCCTCCACACCTGCAAACCATTGAGTTGGAGCAATTACCAATTTATTGGCATATGGGTTAAGCCACGCACCCCACCAACTGAAACTGCTATTAGCAATGATATGATGTTTACACAAACTCATTAACCAAATATCGTAGTGTGGCTTCTCTGTGTTAATATCAATGTAGGTAACCGGAAGAATAGAGTTTAGATTTGCTTTTGCCCAAGCAACATCATCCGAAAACACAAAAAGATGTGCCGACTCACAAACGGTCTTTATATACGAAATAGCTTGATGGTAATACGCTAAAGAACAACTGCCATGAAAGGCAGCAGCTTCTTTATTGTTTACATAATCGCCTCTTCGAATATGTAAACTCACCGCGGTAAGCGATTTTATTTTTTCTGCCAATGCCGAGTTTGCAGCATCCGGTTCTTGCTTGATTGTAAATTCATTTAAGAGAATTTCCCTCACCGATTGAAAATACAATTCCGATTGCCAAAAACCATTTAAATAGGTTTTGGCAGGAAAACTGTAGAACTCCTTCATAAACGCATGTCCGCTTTCATTGGCGACAATTTTTGAAAACAATATAGGCAGCTTACGCTGTAAAGTACTATGATATTTGTTACGATATAGGGGAAGAAACGGTTTAACATCACCTTCTGTAGCTATTGTTGCATGAATATTAAACACATCCAAAGCATAATGCCGCTTCGTGTATTTGTTTTGAGGATCTGCTTCCAAATAAGACAAATCCAATTTTAGTTCAGTTTTGTGTAAATGAGCCAAACAACGCCCCGCCGCGTATTGAAACATCTGGTTACCCAGTCCGCCCATTAATTTGACAATAATCATTTAAAACTGCTCTAATTTAAAATAACGTTTATTATAACGGCTGTTATATAAACGCCAAATTAATCTTTTTATGGTTACGTTTTTGTCCTTTTTGTTTAAAATTCTTTCGAATATTTTCTTCAATTCCCTGCTTAAATCAGTTAATGCTTCCAGTTCTTCTATTTTCTTAATTTCAAAATCCCTGAAAAAATACTCGAAAAACAACTCGTAGTTTTTAGTTTGTTTCAACTGTGGCAGTAATAAAGAAAACAATAAAATATTCTCTTTCAATTCAACATCTCTTGTACCTTTTACGGCTTGCGTAACTTGTCCGGGTGCTTCATGTACCGTGCAAACCAAAGCTTCATTTACATAAGCAAATTTTGCCGCCTTTAAATAACGTATATAGAATTCTACATCGACTAACCATTTGAATTTTGAATTGAAATACTTTTTATTATTCAAAAATAAAGTAGCGGATGGAGCACCTATTACATTTTTAAAAAACAGAAAATTAATATCTTTTTCGAGTCGTTTTAATTGTGCTGAATTAGGCTTGGCAATTCGTCGTGTATCACTATTTTGATGCCATACTTCGGTATTACAAAACACAAAATCCACTTTAGCTTTCTCTGCTGCATTCACCATTTTAGTCAAACTATCTTCCTTAAGAAAATAATCATCGTGATGCATAATTTTGATGTATTTGCCTTTGGCTCTCTCCATGGCTGAGTTCCAATTGAGGGGATTTCCTAAAGCAGGAGTGTTATGAAAATATTGTAAAAGTGGATTTCTATATGATTCTATCAACTTCCTTACAGAATCATCTTTGCTATCATCGGTAATTATCACTTCAAAATTCGCATATGTTTGCTTCAACACCGAATCAATACACATTTTTAAAAAATGTGTTTGCTGATAAGCAGGAATACATATGGAAACTAAGGGCTTCATTTATTGTTGTGACCACACTGTGGTGTTTTTTACAATACTGTTTTTATAAAATTGATTTTCTTCGTTTTGTTGAGAGCTGTTCTCATACCAGGGCAAATGATGCAGGCTGTATTTACCTCCCAAACGAAACGCTTTGCATTCTTCTGCATTCCCAAAAGCTAAAGGTCTATACAACGCAAATGTTGTATCTACTAAAGCATCGTACACATTATCGCTAACTTTTTTAGTCCAGTAC is drawn from Bacteroidota bacterium and contains these coding sequences:
- a CDS encoding cation:proton antiporter; translation: MHLPPLITDLALILLGAAVFGILFRFLKQPIVLGYIIAGVIVGPYFKFFPTVAEIESIKTWAEIGVIFLLFNLGLEFSFKKLLKEGSRIIVIALMGVGLTLLSGFLLGKLLGWNNTDSIFMGGILGIASTTIIIRAFQELNVKTQKFTNIVTSVLIVEDLAAVILMVILTTLSISREFEGTELLFSVSKLFFFLVLWFVSGIFFLPSILKFLKNLLNEEILLIFSLALCFALVIMALYAGFSPAFGAFIMGSILAETTKAERIEHLISSLKNLFGAIFFVSVGMLINPNTIIEHIIPVALSVLILIFGKPLFIIIGSVLTGQPLKIAVQTGMSLSQIGEFSFIIASLGLSLKVTSDFLYPVAVAVSVITTFTTPYMIKFSENANNLLQRILPDRWNEIINNYSISTDKLTEISEWRKLIRSTISNSIIFIVIIVTIILINIKFIQPYFWEYKWSRIITAVITIVFISPFLWALSFRRGNKNDYAKMWSIEEYRSPLVTLQLVRILFSIVLIGFLFDSLFSTRTALLGVFITFIALYLFRKRIQKFYGKIEGRFLLNLNERETRYNNKKSHLTPWDTHLSSFKLNSHSPFIGKMLLESEIREKFGVNIAAIDREDITINVPDRFERLYPQDIISVIGTDDQLKKFKDYIEKEEVATNILKAKTEIKLLHFTINTKSVLIGKSIKTSNIRERTKGLVVGVERDGKRILNPESDLIFKENDKVWIVGNEKRILIMAGEKF
- a CDS encoding AsmA family protein, with the protein product MTDMNEKPKKSLIKRILKWTGITFLLLIILIIAAPFLFKDKIVALVKEEANNNLNAKVDFGDFDLTLISTFPDFHFVIKDVRIVGINEFEKDTLAYIGELSTNINLKSVLSGDKYQINSVVIDKARIKAVVLHDGKANWDIAKASADTTTTTEAPSEPTKFALQLKQFKISDTYIVYDDKQGDMYGRLEGFNYELKGDFTQDVFVMENLLDIAKTTYNMGGVGYLTDVHIHSKADLDMDMPNMKFTFKENELSLNDLTLGFDGVITMPTDDIGLDVTFKAKQTEFKSILSLIPVVYSKDFAGLKTSGKLALNGYAKGTYNDKQYPAFGVELTVADGMFKYPSLPKSVNNVNIDVKVKNPTGVLDATTIDVNKFHVEMGGNPVDLWAHVATPISDPNIDAQVKAKIVLATVKEFIPLEKGDEMNGTITADIEMAGRMSSIEKKEYEKFKAQGVLEIAGMNYKSSTLPYEVLLNMIKFNFTNQFVELAGFDAKMGNTDIQASGKIENFMEYVFKDSLITGHFNMTSNVIDLNQLMGPEEATPTETTAAAPTSTAATGVIEVPGNIDFVLNAKMGKIIYTNLNLENVAGNIVVRKKKVDMTNLKLNVLGGAMLLNGYYETTNPTKPKANFTLKLDNFDIQTTFNAFNSVQKLAPIGKYAKGMFSAVIEDFDMVLNDKMEPDLNTAHMHGKLKTNKVSVGGYEPFVKLGDALKIEQLKNLDFQNMDVSFEMKDGRVETKPFDVKVNQINTNISGSTGLDETIDYKWKMEIPRAMFGAQANSALNSLMAQANQAAGTNVSLGEKVKVNINFGGTVSKPTIKTGLKDGDKPAVEQVKEQVVAAVVDKANEEAQKILDDAKAQVEKMRAETQAQVDKYKAEGYAAADKQVEQATNPIAKIAAKKAAELAKKEVDKQAQKMVDESEKRCQKTLDDAKIKADETANKQKK
- a CDS encoding alpha-1,2-fucosyltransferase, which encodes MIIVKLMGGLGNQMFQYAAGRCLAHLHKTELKLDLSYLEADPQNKYTKRHYALDVFNIHATIATEGDVKPFLPLYRNKYHSTLQRKLPILFSKIVANESGHAFMKEFYSFPAKTYLNGFWQSELYFQSVREILLNEFTIKQEPDAANSALAEKIKSLTAVSLHIRRGDYVNNKEAAAFHGSCSLAYYHQAISYIKTVCESAHLFVFSDDVAWAKANLNSILPVTYIDINTEKPHYDIWLMSLCKHHIIANSSFSWWGAWLNPYANKLVIAPTQWFAGVEAHSHNIYPENWIIM
- a CDS encoding glycosyltransferase; its protein translation is MKPLVSICIPAYQQTHFLKMCIDSVLKQTYANFEVIITDDSKDDSVRKLIESYRNPLLQYFHNTPALGNPLNWNSAMERAKGKYIKIMHHDDYFLKEDSLTKMVNAAEKAKVDFVFCNTEVWHQNSDTRRIAKPNSAQLKRLEKDINFLFFKNVIGAPSATLFLNNKKYFNSKFKWLVDVEFYIRYLKAAKFAYVNEALVCTVHEAPGQVTQAVKGTRDVELKENILLFSLLLPQLKQTKNYELFFEYFFRDFEIKKIEELEALTDLSRELKKIFERILNKKDKNVTIKRLIWRLYNSRYNKRYFKLEQF